The segment CCTGCACAAAACCTTAGGGCAGTCTATGGGCTTGCAAAGTCATATGAGATGCTGGGAGATAAGGAAAAAGCAAGGCTTTATGCCTTAAGGGTCTATGAGAGGGCTCGTGATGAAAGGCTCAGGGCGGCTGCCTCTGAAATCCTAAGGTGAGGTCTGAGGGCAAGGAAACATCTGCTTGACTAAGAAAATCAAAGCAATTAAAATTCAGGCAGAGGGCGATTAGCTCAGTGGGAGAGCGCTTCCTTCACACGGAAGAGGTCGTTGGTTCAATCCCAACATCGCCTATTATTTCTTCCGATAAGATACTTGTTGACTTCTATGAAGTCGTTATGCCATACTACTCCATAAGATGTTGGAGTTGGAGTATTTTGGCGTATTAAATCCGCAAGGTATTTAGACTTCTCGGGTTTTTTGTTGCAAATCTCCTTTCAACTTCTAATCTCAGAAAGGAGGTTCAGTCACATGGCAAACGGAACAGTGAAGTGGTTCAATGAGTCAAAGGGGTTTGGTTTCATCACCCAGGATAATGGCACCGATGTATTTGCACACTACTCCGCCATTCAGGGCGGAGGATTCAAAACCCTAGTTGAAGGCGATCAGGTTAGCTTTGATGTTGTCGACGGCGACAAAGGACTCAAGGCTCAAAACATCGTAAAGGTGTAAAGACAAAAGAGCAGACCCTTACCAAAAGGGTCTGCTCTTTTCATTTCCATCATCACCCACAAACACCTTAAAATCCAAAGACATGAGTGTCACTTATAGAACTATCAATATTTTTGATAGGATAAGGCTTGACAAGATTTTTTCCATATGATAATCTCCATTGCTTTGCTAAAGTTCCTGCTTTAATCTAAATGATAAAGGTGGTAAGAGGATGTTAGAGTTAAATTACTGGTTTTTTGTCCTTCTTGTAAATTTCTTAGTTCTACTTTTCATTCTAAATATAATCCTATTTAAGCCTCTTCTTAAGGTATTCAAGGAAAGGGAGGATACTGTTAAGGGCTCGTTGGATTCGGCAAGGCAGATGACTGTAAAGAAGGAGACTGCGATAGAGGATATGAAGAGAGACTTTGCTTCTGCCGGGCTCAAGGCAAGGGCTATATTCGAGGAGCTAAGGGCGCAGGGGCTTGAAAGACAGAAGGAAGCTGTTTTAAAGGCAGGGCAGGAGGGCGCAGGACTCACGGAGGAGGCAAGGCAAACCCTCAGGCAGGAGGCTGAAAAGGCAAGAAAGGCTTTAAGGGCAGATGTGGAGAGATTCTCCGATGAGATAGTGAGGAAACTCGTAAAGGTATGAGCTCAATTATTAAGGTAATCTGCGGCTTGATATTAATATGTTTAGTGCCAGTGATTGCTTTTGCAGTAGGTGCCGAGGCTGAAGGACAATCCCATATTATGGAATGGGTCTGGAAGGTTGTTAATTTTGCAATCCTCGTATTTATCCTCGTAAAGTTCCTTGGTAAGCCTCTTAAGGGTTTTCTAAAACAAAGGACAGAGCTTATACAGAAGACCCTCGATGAGGCAAGGCAGGCAAGAGAGCTTGCGGAAAAGGCACTCAGGGAGGTAGAGGAAAGGCTTAAAGGCAAAGACAAAGAGATAGAGGGCATAATCTCCTCTTCAAGGCAATCAGGCGAGAAGGAGCAAGAGTTCCTCGTAAGCGAGGGCGAAAGACTCAGCAAAAAGATAATCGAGCAGGCAAAGGTGAATATAGATTTCGAGCTAAAGAAAGCAAAAGAGGCTATAAAGGCAGAGGCAGTTGAGCTTGCAATGGAGCTTGCAGAGAAAAAACTTAAGGAGAAACTGACCCCTGAGGAGCAAAGGAAGCTTCTTGAGGAATCCTTAAGCAAGCTGGAGGTAAGGGCTTGAAAAGACACAAACAAACCAACAGGTTCGCAAAGACACTGATTGATTCGGCAGGGCTGGATGCAATGCCGAGGGCTTTGTCGGAATTGACTGCACTCA is part of the Nitrospirota bacterium genome and harbors:
- a CDS encoding cold-shock protein — encoded protein: MANGTVKWFNESKGFGFITQDNGTDVFAHYSAIQGGGFKTLVEGDQVSFDVVDGDKGLKAQNIVKV
- a CDS encoding ATP synthase F0 subunit B, whose protein sequence is MLELNYWFFVLLVNFLVLLFILNIILFKPLLKVFKEREDTVKGSLDSARQMTVKKETAIEDMKRDFASAGLKARAIFEELRAQGLERQKEAVLKAGQEGAGLTEEARQTLRQEAEKARKALRADVERFSDEIVRKLVKV
- the atpF gene encoding F0F1 ATP synthase subunit B codes for the protein MSSIIKVICGLILICLVPVIAFAVGAEAEGQSHIMEWVWKVVNFAILVFILVKFLGKPLKGFLKQRTELIQKTLDEARQARELAEKALREVEERLKGKDKEIEGIISSSRQSGEKEQEFLVSEGERLSKKIIEQAKVNIDFELKKAKEAIKAEAVELAMELAEKKLKEKLTPEEQRKLLEESLSKLEVRA